The following proteins are co-located in the Verrucomicrobiota bacterium genome:
- the sufT gene encoding putative Fe-S cluster assembly protein SufT has translation MTEVPSHELLRDCEAIQIPAGNTVILPAGTPFHIGQSLGGSWTIQALGGLFRVAPKDGDALGLSPHPAPPPVSPASTLGPLEETQVWEALKSCYDPEIPVNIVDLGLIYDLVMEAHPEGGHVVHVKMTLTAPGCGMGGVIAKDAEQKILLLPGVRHAQVDVVWDPPWHQSMITSGGRRILGLES, from the coding sequence ATGACCGAAGTTCCCAGCCACGAACTGCTCCGCGATTGCGAAGCCATCCAAATCCCCGCCGGCAACACCGTCATTCTCCCCGCCGGAACCCCTTTCCATATCGGACAATCCCTTGGAGGGTCCTGGACCATCCAAGCCTTGGGCGGACTTTTCAGAGTGGCCCCAAAAGATGGGGACGCCCTCGGGCTGTCTCCTCATCCAGCTCCTCCCCCCGTTTCCCCAGCCTCCACCCTCGGCCCCCTCGAGGAAACCCAGGTTTGGGAGGCGCTCAAGAGTTGTTACGATCCCGAAATTCCAGTCAATATTGTCGATCTCGGGCTCATCTACGACCTGGTCATGGAGGCTCATCCCGAAGGCGGACACGTCGTTCATGTCAAAATGACCCTCACCGCCCCCGGTTGTGGGATGGGCGGTGTGATCGCCAAGGACGCGGAGCAGAAAATCCTTCTTCTCCCCGGGGTTCGACACGCCCAAGTCGATGTCGTCTGGGATCCGCCCTGGCATCAATCCATGATTACGTCCGGAGGACGGCGGATACTTGGACTTGAATCGTGA
- the nusA gene encoding transcription termination factor NusA, with translation MNAEFLAILDYWEREKGISRETLVKAVEEALVSAAKKAVGPARELRCAIDPKSGEIKAFAKLLVADKVVSKHDQISVFDARRHKPEAQLGDEVEVEVTPANFGRIASQNAKQALMQHIRRAEKELIYSEFKDRLGDIVSGTVRRFERMDVIVDLGKFEALLPNRERVAVEEYQVGDRVLCFVKAVENTMHGPEIILSRADPQFVIKLFKREVSEINDGTIEIRAIAREPGFRTKLAVYSRDEKVDPVGACVGLRGQRVKNIVRELNNEKVDIIRWDSNIRTFATNALAPAKLKAFEVDEANRRVKIIVAEDQLSLAIGKRGQNARLTSKLTGWHVEIDAEHVEVLGFEQKVAQAVRAVAEIPGINQEQADALVHAGFLSLDDLLQAEPDDLAAIPKIGDQALTVLDAIRTEAARRQQP, from the coding sequence ATGAACGCCGAATTTTTAGCGATACTGGATTACTGGGAGCGCGAGAAGGGCATCAGCAGAGAAACTCTGGTGAAGGCCGTCGAAGAGGCGCTGGTTTCGGCCGCCAAGAAAGCGGTGGGTCCGGCGCGTGAGTTGCGGTGTGCCATCGACCCCAAGTCGGGCGAAATCAAGGCTTTTGCGAAATTGTTGGTCGCGGACAAGGTGGTCTCCAAGCACGATCAGATTTCCGTCTTTGACGCCCGACGGCACAAACCTGAAGCCCAATTGGGGGACGAGGTCGAGGTGGAAGTGACTCCGGCGAATTTCGGGCGTATCGCCTCGCAAAACGCCAAGCAAGCCCTCATGCAGCATATTCGGAGGGCTGAGAAGGAGCTGATTTACTCGGAATTCAAAGACCGGTTGGGAGACATCGTCAGTGGCACGGTGCGACGCTTCGAACGGATGGACGTGATCGTGGATTTGGGCAAGTTCGAGGCCCTGCTCCCGAACCGGGAGCGTGTGGCGGTGGAAGAATACCAGGTGGGCGACCGGGTTTTGTGCTTCGTGAAGGCTGTCGAGAACACGATGCATGGACCCGAAATCATTCTTTCCCGGGCTGATCCCCAGTTTGTCATCAAACTTTTCAAACGCGAAGTTTCCGAGATCAACGATGGCACGATCGAGATTCGAGCCATTGCCCGGGAACCCGGGTTTCGGACCAAACTCGCGGTTTATTCCCGGGACGAGAAAGTCGATCCGGTGGGCGCGTGCGTGGGATTGCGAGGCCAGCGGGTCAAGAATATCGTGCGCGAGCTGAACAACGAAAAGGTGGATATCATCCGCTGGGATTCCAATATCCGCACCTTCGCGACCAATGCCCTGGCCCCCGCGAAGTTGAAGGCTTTCGAAGTCGATGAAGCCAACCGCCGGGTGAAGATCATCGTGGCGGAGGATCAGCTTTCACTCGCCATCGGCAAGCGGGGACAAAATGCGAGGCTCACTTCCAAGCTGACCGGGTGGCACGTTGAGATCGATGCCGAGCATGTCGAGGTGCTTGGGTTCGAGCAAAAAGTGGCGCAGGCGGTGCGCGCCGTGGCTGAGATTCCCGGCATCAATCAAGAACAAGCCGACGCGCTGGTGCATGCCGGATTTTTGAGCTTGGATGATCTGCTGCAAGCGGAGCCCGACGATCTGGCCGCGATCCCCAAAATTGGAGATCAAGCCCTGACGGTTCTCGATGCGATTCGCACCGAGGCGGCGCGACGGCAGCAACCGTGA
- a CDS encoding ABC transporter ATP-binding protein produces the protein MNRNETLLSISGLTIHRDGVAILEDIEWSMRQGEHWVLLGANGSGKTSLLSALTGYLMPTSGEIEVLGKRFGRDDWRALRTRIGLVSSSIRQLMQDAEPALETVASGRWAMIDVWRPLSRAVRSQARLWLRRVECSSLEDRPWGVLSQGERQRVLIARALMARPRLLILDEPCAGLDPAAREHFLDFLDRMAKSRMGVPLVLVTHHVEEVMPCFTHGLVLRDGRVLKRGALRSVFQDEVLSKAFSVPVLLTKSRGRYAMRVGGNPRRMI, from the coding sequence ATGAACCGGAACGAAACGCTCCTCTCCATATCGGGGCTCACGATTCATCGGGATGGGGTGGCGATCCTGGAGGACATCGAGTGGTCGATGCGACAGGGTGAGCACTGGGTGCTGCTCGGTGCAAACGGTTCCGGCAAGACCTCACTCCTGAGCGCTTTAACCGGGTACTTGATGCCCACATCGGGGGAAATCGAGGTGTTGGGAAAACGTTTTGGACGCGACGATTGGAGAGCCCTGCGGACCCGGATCGGCCTGGTGAGTTCTTCCATCCGCCAGCTCATGCAGGACGCGGAACCCGCGCTCGAAACGGTCGCCAGCGGGCGCTGGGCGATGATCGATGTTTGGCGTCCTTTAAGTCGGGCCGTGAGGTCGCAAGCCCGGCTCTGGCTGCGGCGTGTGGAATGTTCTTCCTTGGAGGACCGACCCTGGGGAGTGTTGTCGCAAGGTGAACGGCAGAGGGTTTTGATTGCCCGAGCCTTGATGGCCCGGCCACGGCTTTTGATCCTTGATGAACCCTGCGCCGGGCTCGATCCCGCCGCGCGCGAGCATTTTCTTGATTTTCTTGATCGCATGGCGAAGTCGCGGATGGGGGTCCCGCTGGTGCTGGTGACGCATCACGTCGAGGAAGTCATGCCGTGTTTTACGCATGGATTGGTGTTGCGTGACGGGCGCGTGCTCAAGCGGGGGGCACTGAGGTCGGTCTTTCAAGATGAGGTCCTTTCGAAGGCGTTTTCGGTTCCCGTGCTCCTGACAAAATCGCGCGGAAGGTATGCGATGCGAGTGGGAGGGAATCCGAGGCGCATGATTTAG
- a CDS encoding amidohydrolase, which produces MRVDSHQHFWRYQPSEYPWMKEDWPIRRDFLPGDLEPWLASSGLTRSVAVQARQSLEESRWLLDLAERHPSIAGVVGWVDLRNPAVARDLEPLAAHPKFVGVRHVVQDEPDEHFMLQPAFLRGLETLQGFDLAYDFLVFPHQLPAAIAVARRFPKQRFVLDHLAKPRIAAGEREPWTSLVRQLAECSNVACKISGLVTEARWKAWSAQDFEPYLEVVFEAFGPRRLMFGSDWPVCLLAGSYADVYGLARDYVARRDPAAVEAIFGMNAVNVYRLPNG; this is translated from the coding sequence ATGCGCGTGGACAGTCACCAGCACTTTTGGCGCTACCAGCCTTCGGAGTATCCCTGGATGAAGGAGGATTGGCCCATCCGGAGAGACTTTTTGCCGGGAGATTTGGAGCCATGGCTGGCGAGTTCGGGTCTGACGCGTTCCGTGGCCGTGCAAGCGCGGCAAAGTCTGGAGGAATCGCGATGGCTTCTCGATCTTGCCGAGCGTCACCCGAGCATTGCGGGGGTCGTGGGATGGGTGGACTTGCGAAATCCGGCGGTGGCAAGAGATCTGGAGCCGCTGGCCGCGCATCCCAAGTTCGTGGGGGTCCGGCATGTCGTGCAGGATGAGCCCGACGAGCATTTCATGCTGCAACCCGCGTTCTTGCGCGGCTTGGAAACTCTGCAGGGATTCGATTTGGCTTACGACTTCCTCGTGTTTCCGCATCAACTTCCGGCGGCGATCGCGGTGGCGCGCCGGTTTCCGAAGCAACGTTTCGTCCTGGACCATCTGGCCAAGCCCAGGATCGCCGCGGGGGAACGCGAACCCTGGACGAGCCTCGTCCGCCAGTTGGCCGAGTGCTCGAACGTGGCGTGCAAGATTTCCGGCCTGGTGACGGAAGCGCGGTGGAAGGCCTGGAGCGCACAGGATTTCGAGCCCTATCTGGAGGTGGTGTTCGAGGCGTTCGGACCGAGACGATTGATGTTTGGATCTGACTGGCCGGTTTGCCTTCTGGCGGGCTCTTACGCGGATGTCTACGGGCTGGCTCGCGACTACGTGGCGAGGCGGGATCCCGCGGCGGTTGAGGCGATTTTTGGGATGAATGCGGTGAATGTTTATCGGCTGCCGAACGGTTGA
- a CDS encoding SDR family oxidoreductase: MTAQYHDLAGKSVVITGGANGIGEAMVGAFVQQKARVYFCDVDGRAGQALARKCGGAAVFTRVDLTRETSIRRWIRAVSRQAPRIDVLVNNAARDPRIPFETMTAAQWDGLFAVNLRAYFLVAREALAFMGEGGSMVNFASLTFHDGPVPMSAYVATKGGVMGFTRSLARELGPRGIRVNTLSPGWIMTPRQLREHVDQATKDFILRVQSVPKLIQPAELAEVALFLASDASRVITGQEILADRGWHHS, encoded by the coding sequence ATGACAGCGCAATATCATGATTTGGCGGGCAAATCGGTCGTGATCACAGGCGGGGCCAACGGCATTGGCGAGGCGATGGTGGGGGCCTTTGTCCAGCAGAAGGCCCGTGTCTATTTCTGCGATGTGGATGGTCGTGCCGGTCAAGCGCTGGCTCGGAAGTGCGGGGGAGCGGCCGTGTTCACTCGGGTGGATTTGACCCGGGAAACGTCTATTCGGCGATGGATTCGGGCCGTGTCCCGCCAAGCGCCGCGAATTGACGTGCTGGTGAACAATGCCGCCCGGGATCCCCGGATCCCATTCGAGACCATGACTGCGGCGCAATGGGACGGCCTGTTTGCGGTCAATCTTCGCGCCTATTTTTTGGTGGCTCGAGAGGCGCTGGCGTTCATGGGGGAAGGAGGGTCCATGGTGAATTTTGCCTCGTTGACATTCCACGACGGCCCGGTGCCCATGAGCGCGTATGTCGCCACCAAAGGCGGGGTGATGGGCTTCACACGATCCTTGGCGCGGGAGCTGGGCCCCCGCGGCATTCGTGTGAACACGCTCTCCCCGGGATGGATCATGACGCCGCGGCAATTGCGAGAGCACGTGGATCAGGCCACCAAGGACTTCATTCTCCGTGTGCAGTCGGTGCCCAAGTTGATTCAGCCCGCGGAACTGGCGGAGGTGGCGCTCTTTCTGGCGAGCGACGCAAGCCGGGTCATTACAGGCCAGGAAATTCTAGCCGATCGAGGGTGGCATCATTCATGA
- a CDS encoding zinc-binding alcohol dehydrogenase family protein yields MKAIQLEKPRSFRLIDIPDPGPPGPGEALVRVRRIGICGTDFSGFLGKMPFFSYPRIPGHELGVEVVAVGEGVHHVQAGDRCSIEPYINCQACYACERGHSNCCENLQVLGVHTDGGMRPFFRVPARKLHPSRQLTLDQLALVETLAIGCHAVQRGSCGAGQNVLVIGAGPIGLSVIEFVKLSGARTIVLDLNEQRLAFVRETMGVRETLHGRGEAGDADRLRELTDGKLAHVVIDATGSHQSMGNALQFVGFAGKLVFVGITTDLVQFGHPLMHRREMTLLASRNALPPDFRGIIQHIEEGRIDTRPWMTHSAPFDAMVGEFETWLNPESRVIKAMVRLD; encoded by the coding sequence ATGAAAGCCATCCAACTCGAAAAACCGCGCAGCTTCAGGCTGATTGACATCCCCGATCCCGGACCCCCAGGACCCGGTGAAGCGCTGGTGCGGGTCCGTCGCATCGGGATTTGCGGGACGGATTTCAGTGGGTTCCTTGGGAAAATGCCTTTCTTTTCGTACCCCCGAATTCCGGGACACGAGTTGGGCGTGGAAGTGGTGGCGGTGGGGGAGGGGGTTCATCACGTGCAGGCCGGGGACCGCTGCTCCATTGAGCCCTACATCAATTGCCAGGCATGTTACGCCTGCGAGCGCGGGCACAGCAACTGTTGCGAGAATTTGCAGGTATTGGGGGTTCATACCGACGGCGGGATGAGGCCTTTTTTTCGGGTGCCGGCGCGAAAACTTCATCCGTCCAGGCAATTGACCCTGGACCAACTGGCCTTGGTGGAAACGCTGGCGATTGGTTGTCACGCGGTCCAGCGCGGATCATGCGGCGCAGGCCAGAACGTCCTGGTTATCGGGGCGGGGCCGATCGGGCTGTCCGTGATCGAATTTGTCAAGTTGAGTGGAGCGCGCACGATTGTGCTGGACCTCAACGAGCAACGATTGGCGTTCGTTCGGGAGACCATGGGGGTGCGGGAAACCTTGCACGGGCGGGGCGAGGCTGGGGATGCCGACCGGTTGCGCGAACTGACGGACGGCAAGCTGGCGCACGTGGTGATCGACGCGACCGGAAGTCATCAATCGATGGGGAACGCCCTTCAGTTCGTGGGGTTTGCCGGCAAACTGGTGTTTGTGGGGATTACGACCGATCTCGTTCAATTCGGACATCCCTTGATGCATCGGAGGGAAATGACGCTGCTGGCGAGCCGCAATGCGTTGCCGCCGGATTTCCGCGGGATCATCCAGCACATCGAAGAGGGCAGGATCGACACGAGGCCCTGGATGACCCATTCCGCTCCTTTTGACGCGATGGTGGGCGAGTTTGAAACATGGCTGAATCCCGAGTCGCGGGTAATCAAGGCCATGGTGCGATTGGATTGA
- the infB gene encoding translation initiation factor IF-2, with product MPVRIYDIAKKLGIESKEVLVKAKELGIAAAKVPSSSLDKITAEYLTEQLGGKKPETAEAPAPILPEPVVILTKAPEPEPEPAPSVLAVEAESEEAPASVVMAESEALTPDSEVTLTDSALTEASAPPQEAAPHPPLPATPAPSPALEAPVHPPPPLPPVKPLAPTTPPPPRIGDKVGFIQLPTRPVAKPQERPPATRPGARPDPRFGRGDNRDSRGAGAPSSRPAQDQGGGRGQAPAPAAKPGTAEPKFIQPSGGELISIKPPIIVRELAEQIKRKPFQLIADMMEIGVFANVNQAIDENVAQHLCGKYGFRFELEKRERGGGIVHAPKKEVELDKEDRAEELQLRAPVVTIMGHVDHGKTTLLDVIRKANVAAGEAGGITQHIGAYTISVPHPDRPKDLQQITFLDTPGHAAFSSMRARGANVTDIVILVVAANDGVMPQTLEALSHARAAKVPMIVAVNKCDHPNANPMKVRQQLQDKGLVCEEWGGETIFQDVSALTKQGIEKLLELIVLQAEVLELKANPNRRAKGNVIESGLEPGGPTATVLVRKGTLKVGDVVICGQYWGKVRALINEEGSRLKEAGPSVAVKVLGLNGVPEAGIEFSVVENDKSARMLGEQRAMEARHVENERRPKVTLENLFDTLASESQKVLKVVVKADAQGSVEAIVEALQKVETSKVSLEVIHSAVGTITESDVSLASASKAIILGFHTRIDNGVSEAAKREGVQIKLYAIIYELIDQVKEAMAGLLDPLIKEVTIGSAEVRKVFELSKGGNVAGCAVSSGRIVKGKMRVYRRKGLIFEGVSLSLRRFQDEVNEVRAGMECGIRLDGFNEYQPGDTIECYTLEKVAQKL from the coding sequence ATGCCCGTCCGGATTTACGACATCGCGAAGAAACTTGGCATCGAGAGCAAAGAAGTGCTCGTCAAGGCGAAGGAATTGGGCATCGCCGCCGCCAAGGTGCCGTCCAGCTCGCTGGACAAGATCACCGCCGAATATTTGACCGAGCAGTTGGGGGGTAAGAAGCCCGAGACGGCGGAGGCGCCCGCGCCGATCCTCCCGGAGCCCGTGGTCATTCTCACGAAAGCGCCGGAACCCGAGCCCGAGCCGGCGCCGTCGGTCCTGGCGGTGGAGGCTGAATCCGAAGAGGCTCCTGCTTCCGTCGTCATGGCGGAGAGCGAAGCCCTGACTCCCGATTCTGAAGTCACCCTGACGGATTCTGCCCTGACGGAGGCGTCCGCTCCACCCCAGGAAGCGGCACCGCATCCGCCTCTTCCCGCGACTCCCGCTCCGAGTCCCGCGCTGGAAGCGCCGGTCCATCCACCGCCGCCTCTACCTCCGGTGAAGCCCCTCGCTCCAACCACCCCGCCACCTCCACGCATTGGTGACAAGGTTGGGTTTATTCAACTGCCGACCAGGCCGGTGGCGAAACCTCAGGAACGTCCTCCCGCCACCCGCCCGGGTGCGCGACCGGATCCGAGGTTCGGACGGGGGGACAACCGGGATTCGCGCGGAGCGGGTGCTCCCTCTTCACGTCCCGCTCAGGACCAAGGGGGGGGACGGGGTCAGGCCCCTGCTCCCGCCGCCAAGCCGGGCACGGCCGAACCCAAGTTTATTCAGCCTTCGGGCGGCGAGCTGATTTCGATCAAGCCGCCGATCATCGTGCGGGAATTGGCCGAGCAGATCAAACGCAAACCGTTTCAGTTGATCGCGGACATGATGGAGATTGGCGTGTTTGCGAACGTCAATCAGGCGATCGATGAGAACGTGGCGCAGCACCTGTGCGGCAAGTATGGCTTTCGGTTCGAGCTCGAGAAACGCGAGCGTGGCGGAGGCATCGTCCACGCCCCGAAGAAGGAGGTCGAACTCGACAAGGAAGACCGGGCGGAGGAGTTGCAGCTTCGGGCTCCGGTTGTCACCATCATGGGACACGTCGATCACGGCAAGACGACGCTTCTGGATGTCATTCGCAAGGCCAATGTGGCGGCCGGGGAGGCGGGCGGCATTACGCAGCACATCGGCGCCTACACCATCAGCGTGCCGCATCCGGACCGCCCGAAGGATCTCCAGCAGATCACCTTCCTCGACACGCCGGGACACGCCGCTTTCAGTTCGATGCGCGCCCGCGGCGCCAACGTGACCGATATTGTCATTCTGGTCGTCGCGGCGAACGACGGCGTGATGCCGCAAACGTTGGAAGCTCTCAGCCACGCCAGAGCCGCCAAGGTTCCCATGATCGTGGCGGTCAACAAGTGCGATCATCCGAATGCGAATCCCATGAAAGTCCGGCAGCAGTTGCAGGACAAGGGGTTGGTCTGCGAGGAATGGGGAGGCGAAACGATTTTCCAGGATGTTTCGGCCCTGACCAAGCAAGGCATCGAAAAGTTGCTCGAGTTGATCGTGCTCCAGGCGGAGGTCTTGGAGCTCAAAGCCAACCCCAACCGCCGGGCCAAAGGCAACGTCATCGAATCCGGACTCGAGCCCGGCGGCCCCACCGCCACGGTTCTGGTTCGCAAGGGGACCTTGAAGGTGGGGGATGTGGTGATTTGCGGCCAATATTGGGGCAAAGTCAGAGCTTTGATCAACGAGGAGGGTTCCAGGCTCAAGGAAGCGGGGCCGTCTGTCGCCGTCAAAGTACTCGGGTTGAATGGAGTTCCCGAGGCGGGCATCGAATTCAGCGTGGTGGAGAACGACAAGAGCGCCCGCATGCTTGGCGAGCAGCGAGCCATGGAAGCTCGCCATGTTGAAAACGAGCGCCGCCCCAAGGTGACGCTTGAGAATTTGTTCGACACCCTGGCCAGCGAAAGCCAGAAGGTGCTCAAAGTCGTGGTCAAGGCCGACGCGCAAGGTTCGGTGGAAGCCATCGTCGAGGCCCTGCAGAAGGTTGAGACGAGCAAGGTCAGCCTGGAAGTGATCCACAGTGCCGTCGGCACGATCACGGAGTCGGACGTGTCCCTGGCCTCGGCCTCCAAAGCGATCATCCTCGGTTTTCACACCCGCATCGACAACGGAGTGTCCGAAGCGGCCAAACGCGAAGGCGTGCAGATCAAGCTCTACGCGATCATTTACGAGCTCATCGATCAGGTGAAGGAAGCCATGGCGGGCTTGCTCGACCCCTTGATCAAGGAAGTGACGATCGGCTCCGCCGAAGTCCGCAAGGTGTTCGAGCTCTCCAAGGGCGGCAACGTTGCGGGGTGCGCGGTTTCGAGCGGGCGCATCGTCAAGGGCAAGATGCGGGTCTATCGACGCAAAGGATTGATCTTCGAGGGGGTTTCGCTCTCGCTTCGCCGCTTCCAGGACGAGGTCAACGAAGTCCGCGCCGGCATGGAGTGCGGTATTCGTCTCGACGGTTTCAACGAGTACCAACCCGGAGACACCATTGAGTGTTATACGTTGGAGAAGGTGGCTCAAAAACTGTGA